A genomic window from Brachyspira sp. SAP_772 includes:
- a CDS encoding MetQ/NlpA family ABC transporter substrate-binding protein has translation MKRVLLVLAFAVLILTFSACGGGNSDNNIVKVGYIGESDRVIWEEVIRQVSNENIKIELVSFGDYLLPNQALNDGDIDLNNFQHYAFFNNEVETKGYKLTAIADTCLAAMNIYSHNITNVNEVKNGDKIAIPNDPSNGGRALKVLEAAGLIKLKDNAPANPSVNDIGENPLNIDIIEVDAGSLYSLLPDVACAVINCNFALNFGLNPNTDSIFKDNPTNYNDKNYINLIAARTEDKDNPIYKKIVEAYQSDEVKEIYNKDFKGAYIATWE, from the coding sequence ATGAAGAGAGTTTTATTAGTTCTAGCTTTTGCAGTATTAATTTTAACTTTTAGTGCATGCGGCGGCGGAAATTCAGATAACAATATAGTAAAAGTTGGATATATAGGAGAATCTGATAGGGTTATTTGGGAAGAAGTGATAAGACAGGTTTCTAATGAAAATATAAAAATAGAGTTAGTATCTTTTGGGGATTATCTTCTTCCAAATCAGGCATTAAATGATGGAGATATTGATTTAAATAATTTTCAGCATTATGCATTTTTTAACAATGAAGTTGAAACTAAGGGATATAAATTAACTGCTATAGCTGATACTTGTCTTGCTGCTATGAATATCTATTCTCATAATATTACAAATGTTAATGAGGTAAAAAATGGAGATAAGATTGCTATACCTAATGATCCTTCTAATGGCGGAAGAGCTTTAAAAGTATTGGAGGCTGCTGGTTTAATAAAGTTAAAAGATAATGCTCCAGCTAATCCTAGTGTTAATGATATTGGAGAAAATCCATTAAATATAGATATTATAGAAGTTGATGCGGGTAGTTTATATAGTTTGCTTCCTGATGTTGCTTGTGCGGTTATTAATTGTAACTTTGCTTTAAACTTCGGACTTAATCCAAATACTGATTCTATATTTAAAGATAATCCTACTAATTATAATGATAAAAATTATATAAACTTAATAGCTGCTAGAACTGAAGATAAAGATAATCCAATATATAAAAAGATAGTAGAAGCTTATCAATCTGATGAGGTTAAAGAGATTTATAATAAGGATTTTAAGGGAGCTTATATAGCTACTTGGGAATAA
- a CDS encoding MetQ/NlpA family ABC transporter substrate-binding protein — translation MKKVLLLLCFALFLASCGGNNEDKDLITVKIGHVGESDRTIWKPVQEKLLKEGIKVELVSFADYTIPNQALNDGDIDLDAFQHHAYYSNEVNTKGYDLSILGVTYISAMNIYSDNITNVNEVKNGDKVAIPNDPANGGRALKVLEAAGLIKLKDNAPDNPTVNDIENPLNLEIIEVDAGSLYSLLPDVACAVINCNYALDFGLNPGADYIFRDNPKNYKNNMYINLIASRTEDKDNEIYKRVVEAYQSPEVEKVYAEDFKGAYIPAWK, via the coding sequence ATGAAAAAGGTTTTATTATTATTATGTTTTGCATTATTTTTAGCTTCATGCGGCGGCAATAATGAAGATAAAGATTTAATCACTGTAAAAATTGGTCATGTCGGTGAATCTGACAGAACTATATGGAAGCCTGTGCAAGAGAAATTATTAAAAGAAGGCATTAAAGTAGAATTAGTTTCTTTTGCTGATTATACTATACCAAATCAAGCATTGAATGATGGTGATATAGATTTAGATGCTTTTCAGCACCATGCTTACTATAGCAATGAAGTTAATACTAAAGGATATGATTTATCTATATTGGGTGTTACTTATATATCTGCTATGAATATTTATTCTGATAATATTACAAATGTTAATGAAGTTAAAAATGGAGATAAGGTTGCTATACCTAATGACCCTGCTAATGGGGGAAGAGCTTTAAAAGTATTGGAGGCTGCTGGTTTAATAAAGTTAAAAGATAATGCTCCAGACAATCCTACTGTTAATGATATAGAAAATCCTTTAAATTTAGAGATTATAGAAGTTGATGCGGGAAGTTTATATAGTTTGCTTCCTGATGTTGCTTGTGCTGTTATTAATTGTAATTATGCTTTAGATTTTGGTCTTAATCCCGGTGCTGATTATATATTTAGAGACAATCCTAAAAATTATAAAAATAATATGTATATTAATTTAATAGCTTCAAGAACTGAAGATAAAGACAATGAGATTTATAAAAGGGTAGTAGAGGCTTATCAATCTCCTGAGGTAGAAAAAGTTTATGCTGAGGATTTTAAGGGAGCTTATATACCTGCTTGGAAATAA
- a CDS encoding L-lactate dehydrogenase, with protein MIKNRKVVIIGAGHVGSHVGYALAAQGLVENIVYIDIDKKKAFAQALDIFDATVYLPHRVEVKAGDYSDIDDADLMVVCAGPLPEENQTRMDTLGATVEVMKDIVANVKKTKFNGIIINISNPADVITHYLQNQLNYDTKRIISTSTTLDSARLRRAISEAINVDQKSVYAYALGEHGESQMVAWSCVTIAGKPLLELMKEGKEKYAKLDLKELAEKGRRGGWDVLLGKGSTEFGIGTSLAEVARAILSDEHRVLPVSVYLNGEYGQKDVYASVPAVLGANGVEEIIELKMNEEEKKLFDASCDTMDKNYKLSLTM; from the coding sequence ATGATTAAAAATAGAAAAGTAGTTATTATAGGAGCTGGTCATGTAGGCTCTCATGTAGGATATGCTTTAGCGGCTCAAGGTTTAGTTGAGAATATTGTTTATATTGATATAGACAAGAAAAAAGCTTTTGCTCAGGCTCTTGATATATTTGATGCTACTGTTTATCTTCCTCATAGAGTTGAAGTTAAAGCAGGAGATTATAGTGATATTGATGATGCTGATTTAATGGTTGTATGTGCTGGACCTTTACCTGAAGAGAACCAAACTAGAATGGATACTTTAGGGGCTACTGTGGAAGTTATGAAAGATATAGTAGCTAATGTTAAAAAGACTAAGTTTAATGGAATTATAATTAATATTTCTAATCCTGCAGATGTTATTACTCATTATTTACAAAATCAGTTAAATTATGATACCAAAAGAATAATATCTACAAGCACAACATTAGACTCTGCTAGATTAAGACGTGCTATATCTGAGGCTATTAATGTTGATCAAAAATCTGTATATGCTTATGCTTTGGGTGAACATGGTGAGAGTCAAATGGTTGCTTGGTCTTGTGTAACTATAGCAGGAAAACCTTTGCTTGAGCTTATGAAAGAAGGCAAAGAAAAATATGCTAAATTAGATTTAAAAGAATTAGCTGAGAAAGGAAGAAGAGGCGGCTGGGACGTTTTATTAGGTAAAGGGTCTACCGAGTTTGGAATAGGAACTTCACTTGCTGAGGTTGCTAGGGCTATACTTTCTGATGAGCATAGAGTTTTGCCTGTTTCAGTTTATCTTAATGGTGAATATGGTCAAAAAGATGTTTATGCTTCTGTGCCTGCAGTTTTAGGAGCTAATGGAGTTGAAGAGATAATTGAACTTAAAATGAATGAAGAAGAGAAAAAACTCTTTGATGCTTCTTGCGATACTATGGACAAAAATTATAAATTATCACTTACCATGTGA
- a CDS encoding methionine ABC transporter permease, translating into MLEFLNKVIPNVMNDLPKLYDSIIQTFIMLLYSGVVSFFVGGFLGILLIVTKRYGIMQNIIIYEVLSKLINFFRAIPFIILLAMLVPLTRFIMGTAIGVKGAILPLIFGTVPFFARQMESALSEVNPGLVEAAQSMGSSPIAIIFRVYLKESIAPIARGTTITAISLIGLTAMAGAVGAGGLGTYAIQSGYYRNKLDIIYVSVILLVILVGLIQALGNFIVKKATH; encoded by the coding sequence ATGCTAGAGTTTCTAAATAAGGTAATCCCAAATGTAATGAATGATTTACCAAAGCTTTATGACAGTATTATACAAACATTTATAATGCTTTTATATTCTGGCGTTGTATCATTTTTTGTCGGCGGATTTTTGGGTATACTTTTAATTGTTACTAAGAGATACGGCATTATGCAAAACATTATAATATATGAAGTGCTTAGTAAACTTATTAACTTTTTTAGGGCTATACCTTTTATAATACTTCTTGCCATGCTTGTGCCTTTAACAAGATTTATAATGGGGACTGCTATTGGTGTAAAGGGTGCTATATTGCCATTAATTTTTGGTACTGTGCCTTTTTTTGCTAGACAGATGGAGAGTGCTTTATCTGAAGTTAATCCGGGTTTAGTTGAGGCTGCTCAATCTATGGGCTCTTCTCCTATAGCTATAATATTTAGAGTTTATTTGAAAGAGAGCATTGCTCCTATAGCTAGAGGAACTACAATCACAGCTATTAGTTTAATAGGGCTTACTGCTATGGCTGGTGCTGTTGGGGCTGGCGGGCTTGGCACTTATGCAATACAGTCTGGATACTACAGAAATAAATTAGATATTATATATGTTTCTGTGATACTTCTTGTAATACTTGTTGGTTTAATACAGGCACTTGGTAATTTTATAGTAAAAAAAGCGACACATTAA
- a CDS encoding methionine ABC transporter ATP-binding protein translates to MIVIENVSKIFTTANNKQLNAVNNVSIKIDDGEIYGIIGFSGAGKSTLVRCINLLERPTSGKVYIDNIDMMSLSQKELRERRKKIGMIFQQFNLFGSRNVFKNVAYPLRYRGLSKKEVEDKVMYLLELVDIKEKAYAYPSQLSGGQKQRVAIARALANEPNILLCDEATSALDPQTTGSILKLLKKLNEKLKITIVVITHEMNVVKELCHRVAVMNAGNLIEEGNIFDVFSAPKNKITQDFIDTTSNLSKIYNLVEEKNDITALKENECILRLRYKKGGVVEAFISHISRAFNVDANIIFGNVEFIDESLLGGLVVIMHEREVGGINKAIDFLKEKNVDVEVISDARVSK, encoded by the coding sequence ATGATAGTAATAGAAAATGTTAGTAAAATATTTACAACAGCAAACAATAAACAACTTAATGCTGTAAATAATGTATCTATAAAAATAGATGATGGTGAAATATATGGAATAATAGGTTTTTCTGGTGCTGGAAAATCCACTCTTGTAAGGTGTATTAATTTACTTGAGAGACCTACTTCTGGAAAAGTTTATATAGATAATATTGATATGATGTCTTTATCTCAAAAAGAGCTTAGAGAGAGAAGAAAAAAGATAGGAATGATATTTCAGCAATTTAATTTATTTGGTTCTAGAAATGTATTTAAAAATGTTGCTTATCCATTAAGATATAGAGGGCTTTCAAAAAAAGAAGTAGAAGATAAGGTTATGTACTTGCTTGAGCTTGTGGACATAAAAGAGAAGGCTTATGCTTATCCATCACAATTAAGCGGCGGACAAAAACAGAGAGTGGCTATTGCTAGAGCTTTAGCTAATGAACCTAATATACTTCTTTGCGATGAAGCTACTAGTGCATTAGACCCTCAAACTACTGGTTCTATACTTAAATTATTGAAAAAATTAAATGAGAAATTAAAAATTACTATAGTTGTAATAACTCACGAGATGAATGTTGTTAAGGAATTATGCCATAGAGTTGCTGTTATGAATGCGGGTAATTTAATAGAAGAAGGTAATATTTTTGATGTGTTTTCTGCTCCAAAAAACAAAATAACACAAGATTTTATAGATACTACTTCAAATCTTTCTAAAATATATAATTTAGTAGAAGAGAAAAATGATATTACTGCATTAAAAGAAAATGAATGTATATTAAGACTTAGATACAAGAAGGGCGGAGTAGTTGAGGCTTTTATTTCGCATATATCTAGGGCTTTTAATGTTGATGCTAATATTATTTTTGGAAATGTTGAGTTTATAGATGAGAGTTTGCTTGGAGGGCTTGTTGTTATAATGCATGAAAGAGAAGTTGGCGGAATAAATAAGGCTATAGACTTTCTTAAAGAAAAAAATGTTGATGTGGAGGTAATATCTGATGCTAGAGTTTCTAAATAA